Proteins from a single region of Rhodovibrio salinarum DSM 9154:
- a CDS encoding host attachment protein, which yields MKPIRTWILVADGARARFLENHGPGKGLEAALDSEMQQHLPPNRELVTDKPGRGSSPASGGRHAVAPRTDWHTFEKERFAHQVAETLDHARTEGRFDRLVLVAPPKTLGWLREQLSKPTYAKVTGEIAKDLTNASDADLKEQLGAVMAI from the coding sequence ATGAAACCCATCCGAACCTGGATCCTCGTCGCCGACGGCGCTCGCGCCCGTTTTCTGGAGAACCATGGCCCCGGCAAGGGCCTTGAAGCCGCCCTCGACTCCGAGATGCAACAACACCTGCCGCCCAACCGCGAGCTGGTGACCGACAAGCCCGGCCGCGGCAGCAGCCCGGCCAGCGGCGGCCGCCACGCCGTCGCACCGCGCACCGACTGGCACACCTTCGAGAAGGAACGCTTTGCCCACCAGGTCGCCGAGACGCTCGATCACGCCCGCACCGAAGGTCGCTTCGACCGCCTGGTGCTGGTCGCCCCACCAAAGACGCTCGGCTGGCTGCGCGAACAGCTCAGCAAGCCGACCTACGCCAAGGTCACCGGCGAGATCGCCAAGGACCTGACCAACGCCAGCGACGCGGACCTGAAGGAACAACTTGGCGCGGTGATGGCAATTTGA
- the guaB gene encoding IMP dehydrogenase — translation MELRTALTFDDVLLEPAESSVLPNQTDTRTRFTRSIELGIPLVSAAMDTVTESALAIAMAQAGGIGVIHKNLEIPEQADEVRAVKKYESGMVINPVTVRPEQTLADALALMDRHKISGIPVTEEQGRLVGVLTNRDVRFASNRKQPVSELMTRDNLVTVKENVGRDEAKRLLHQHRIEKLLVVDESYRCIGLITVKDIEKASAFPDACKDDQGRLRVAAATGVGKDGMARAEALLEAEADVIVVDTAHGHSRGVLEQISQIKRLSNQADVVAGNVATGEGAQALIDAGADAVKIGIGPGSICTTRIVAGVGVPQLTALQNTVKVCHDNGVPAISDGGIRFSGDLAKAIAAGGDVCMIGSLLAGTDESPGEVFLYQGRTYKAYRGMGSMGAMARGSADRYFQEEVSDRLKMVPEGIEGQVPYKGPAGTVIHQLVGGLRAAMGYTGCPTIPELHERAKFLQITNAGIRESHVHDVTITREAPNYRN, via the coding sequence ATGGAACTGCGCACGGCGCTCACATTCGACGACGTTCTCCTTGAGCCCGCCGAAAGCTCCGTCCTGCCCAACCAGACCGATACGCGCACGCGCTTTACCCGCTCGATCGAGCTGGGCATCCCGTTGGTGTCCGCTGCGATGGACACGGTGACGGAAAGCGCGCTCGCCATCGCGATGGCGCAGGCCGGCGGCATCGGCGTGATTCACAAGAATCTCGAAATCCCCGAGCAGGCCGACGAGGTTCGGGCGGTCAAGAAGTACGAAAGCGGCATGGTGATCAACCCGGTCACCGTGCGCCCGGAACAGACGCTGGCCGACGCGCTGGCGCTGATGGACCGGCACAAGATCTCCGGCATCCCGGTGACGGAAGAGCAGGGGCGGCTGGTCGGCGTGTTGACCAACCGCGATGTGCGCTTCGCCTCCAACCGCAAGCAGCCGGTCTCTGAACTGATGACACGGGACAACCTAGTCACGGTGAAGGAGAACGTCGGCCGCGACGAAGCCAAGCGCCTGTTGCACCAGCACCGCATTGAGAAGCTGCTGGTGGTCGACGAGAGCTACCGCTGCATCGGCCTGATCACGGTCAAGGATATCGAGAAGGCGAGCGCCTTCCCGGATGCCTGCAAGGACGACCAGGGCCGCCTGCGCGTTGCCGCCGCGACCGGTGTGGGCAAGGATGGCATGGCACGCGCTGAGGCGCTGCTCGAGGCCGAGGCGGACGTGATCGTGGTCGATACCGCGCACGGCCATTCGCGCGGCGTGCTGGAGCAGATCAGCCAGATCAAGCGGCTGTCCAACCAGGCCGACGTGGTCGCCGGCAACGTCGCGACCGGGGAGGGCGCCCAGGCGCTGATCGACGCCGGCGCGGACGCGGTCAAGATCGGTATCGGCCCCGGCTCAATCTGCACCACGCGGATCGTGGCCGGCGTCGGCGTGCCGCAGCTCACTGCCCTGCAGAACACGGTCAAGGTCTGCCACGACAACGGCGTGCCGGCGATCTCGGACGGCGGTATCCGCTTCTCCGGCGATCTCGCCAAGGCGATCGCCGCGGGCGGCGACGTCTGCATGATCGGGTCGCTTTTGGCCGGCACCGATGAGAGCCCGGGCGAGGTGTTCCTCTACCAGGGCCGGACCTACAAGGCCTATCGCGGCATGGGCTCGATGGGTGCGATGGCGCGCGGCTCCGCTGACCGCTACTTCCAGGAAGAGGTGTCGGATCGCCTGAAAATGGTGCCGGAAGGTATCGAAGGGCAGGTGCCCTACAAGGGTCCGGCTGGTACGGTGATCCATCAGTTGGTCGGCGGCCTGCGTGCGGCGATGGGTTACACCGGCTGCCCGACCATCCCGGAGCTCCACGAGCGCGCCAAGTTCCTGCAGATCACCAATGCCGGCATCCGCGAAAGCCACGTCCACGACGTTACCATCACCCGCGAGGCTCCGAACTACCGGAACTGA
- a CDS encoding RsmB/NOP family class I SAM-dependent RNA methyltransferase: MTPGARIAAAIELLAEVDAHDRPADQVVQEYVRQRRFMGAKDRRAVTDLVFAAIRARARTSWWLALAAGHDPEHVGSESVGEQAAQTPPAPRARVFALLILGEGWTVEQLAGVCDGTGYNPPPPDEAEQVLLSALEGQTLDDPRQPDWVRLETPAWLLPAFREAFGEATEAELTALRQEAPVDLRVNRLLTDGPREVAEALAAEDLQTQPTAYSPLGLRLTGRRAVQATAPYRDGFVELQDEGSQLIALLVAAKPGMAVCDFCAGAGGKTLALAAEMNDRGRLVALDVDGERLGRAGPRLQRAGARNVERRMLATDQDGESDPFVEENAGSFDRVLIDAPCTGVGAWRRQPDSRWRLSEHALTQRTQAQDRILAQAAKLVKPGGRLIYATCSLLPQENRVRTWDFQSAHPEFRQLPIDEVWAEGVGTDTTGVLPNDGQDLTLTPARHGTDGFYLAVFERQAQGAGGGK, translated from the coding sequence ATGACCCCCGGCGCCCGGATCGCCGCAGCGATCGAGCTATTAGCGGAGGTCGATGCGCACGACCGGCCAGCCGATCAGGTCGTGCAGGAGTACGTGCGTCAGCGCCGGTTCATGGGAGCCAAGGACCGGCGCGCGGTGACCGACCTGGTGTTCGCCGCGATCCGCGCCCGGGCGCGGACGTCCTGGTGGTTGGCACTGGCGGCGGGACACGATCCGGAGCATGTCGGCTCGGAAAGTGTCGGCGAGCAGGCCGCCCAGACGCCGCCGGCCCCGCGCGCCCGTGTGTTCGCCTTGTTGATCCTGGGCGAGGGATGGACGGTCGAGCAGCTGGCCGGCGTGTGTGATGGCACCGGCTACAATCCGCCGCCGCCCGACGAGGCTGAACAGGTGCTGCTGTCCGCGCTGGAGGGACAGACGCTGGATGACCCGCGCCAACCGGACTGGGTACGCCTGGAGACGCCGGCGTGGCTCCTGCCTGCCTTCCGAGAGGCGTTTGGCGAGGCAACCGAGGCGGAACTGACCGCGTTGCGCCAGGAAGCTCCGGTTGACCTGCGCGTCAACCGCCTGCTGACCGACGGTCCGCGTGAGGTCGCCGAGGCGCTGGCCGCCGAGGATCTCCAGACCCAGCCCACGGCCTATTCGCCGCTCGGCCTGCGTTTGACCGGCCGGCGGGCGGTGCAGGCAACCGCGCCTTACCGCGATGGCTTCGTCGAGTTGCAGGACGAGGGCTCGCAACTGATCGCGCTTCTGGTCGCGGCCAAGCCCGGCATGGCGGTGTGCGACTTCTGTGCCGGGGCTGGCGGCAAGACACTGGCCCTGGCAGCCGAGATGAACGACCGCGGCCGGCTGGTGGCCCTCGATGTCGACGGCGAGCGGCTGGGCCGTGCGGGGCCGCGGTTGCAGCGGGCGGGCGCCCGGAATGTCGAACGGCGGATGCTGGCCACCGACCAGGATGGCGAGAGCGACCCTTTCGTGGAGGAGAACGCCGGCAGTTTCGACCGCGTGCTGATCGACGCGCCTTGTACCGGAGTTGGGGCCTGGCGCCGGCAGCCCGACAGCCGTTGGCGTCTGTCGGAGCATGCACTCACCCAGCGTACACAGGCGCAGGATCGCATCCTTGCGCAAGCGGCGAAGCTGGTGAAGCCAGGCGGCCGGCTGATCTACGCCACCTGCTCGCTGTTGCCGCAAGAGAACCGTGTGCGCACCTGGGATTTTCAGTCCGCTCATCCGGAGTTTCGCCAGTTGCCTATTGACGAGGTCTGGGCCGAAGGGGTCGGTACGGATACGACCGGCGTGCTGCCGAACGACGGCCAGGACCTGACCCTGACGCCGGCACGCCACGGGACCGACGGCTTCTACCTCGCGGTGTTCGAACGTCAGGCCCAGGGAGCCGGGGGCGGGAAATGA
- a CDS encoding GNAT family N-acetyltransferase, with the protein MSASIRLAQPADAAAIAHVHVETWRAAYAGVVPDSYLVRMSEQGQAFTWRKMLARRSKDERTVVAEVRRGESGAQSLVGFASYGRQRGTDLGYTGEIFALYVLPDWHGQGIGQQLMHATFRRLWEAGTPGCLIWVLAENPARFFYEHMGGQRVAERIENFAGENLTQVAYGWPDLETWLQQTGG; encoded by the coding sequence ATGAGCGCAAGCATCCGTCTGGCCCAGCCCGCCGACGCCGCGGCGATCGCCCATGTGCATGTCGAGACCTGGCGCGCGGCCTACGCCGGCGTGGTGCCGGACAGCTACCTGGTGCGGATGAGCGAGCAGGGCCAGGCCTTCACGTGGCGCAAGATGCTGGCCCGTCGGTCGAAGGACGAGCGCACGGTGGTCGCCGAAGTCCGCCGGGGCGAGAGTGGTGCGCAGTCGCTGGTCGGTTTCGCGTCGTACGGTCGCCAGCGGGGCACGGACCTCGGCTACACCGGCGAGATCTTCGCGCTGTATGTGCTGCCGGACTGGCACGGCCAGGGTATCGGCCAGCAGCTGATGCACGCGACCTTCCGCCGTCTGTGGGAGGCCGGGACGCCGGGCTGCCTGATCTGGGTGCTGGCGGAGAACCCCGCGCGCTTCTTCTACGAGCATATGGGCGGTCAGCGAGTCGCCGAGCGGATCGAGAACTTCGCGGGCGAGAACCTGACCCAGGTGGCCTACGGCTGGCCCGACCTGGAAACCTGGCTGCAGCAGACCGGTGGGTAG
- the guaA gene encoding glutamine-hydrolyzing GMP synthase codes for MTDAIAQQHDCILILDFGSQVTQLIARRVRESGTFCEILPYNADESRIRGYDPKGIILSGGPDSVTREGSPRAPQAVFELGVPLLGICYGQQTLVEQLGGRVEGSEHQEFGKAFLEIGADVPLFEGVWQAGERHQVWMSHGDRVVSLPDGFQVVGTSDGAPCAAIADPERGYYGVQFHPEVVHTPDGGRLIQQFVREIAGCRGDWSMAAFRQEAIRKIRAQVGDAKVICGLSGGVDSSVAAVLVHEAIGAQLTCIFVDHGLMRADEGTQVTELFRNSYNIPLVHRDASDLFLGKLDGVTDPEAKRKIIGTTFIDVFEEEATKIGGADFLVQGTLYPDVIESVAPKGGPSQTIKSHHNVGGLPERMDMDLVEPLRELFKDEVRALGRELGLPERMVGRHPFPGPGLAIRIPGGVTREKADILRKADRIYLEEIREAGLYDAIWQAFAVLLPVQTVGVMGDARSYDYVCALRAVTSVDGMTAESYPFDHSFLSQAATRIINEVRGINRVVYDVTSKPPGTIEWE; via the coding sequence ATGACCGACGCCATCGCCCAGCAGCACGACTGCATTCTAATCCTCGATTTTGGCTCGCAGGTGACGCAGCTGATCGCCCGTCGGGTGCGGGAGAGCGGGACCTTCTGCGAGATCCTGCCCTACAACGCCGACGAAAGCCGGATTCGGGGCTACGACCCCAAAGGCATCATCCTGTCCGGCGGACCGGACTCGGTGACGCGCGAAGGCTCGCCGCGCGCCCCGCAGGCGGTGTTCGAGCTGGGCGTGCCGCTGCTCGGCATCTGTTATGGGCAGCAGACGCTGGTCGAGCAGTTGGGCGGCCGGGTCGAGGGCTCCGAGCATCAGGAGTTCGGCAAGGCCTTCCTCGAGATCGGCGCCGACGTGCCGCTGTTCGAGGGTGTCTGGCAGGCGGGCGAGCGCCATCAGGTCTGGATGTCCCACGGCGATCGCGTGGTTTCGCTGCCCGACGGCTTCCAGGTGGTCGGCACCAGCGACGGCGCGCCCTGCGCGGCGATCGCCGATCCCGAGCGTGGCTATTACGGCGTGCAGTTCCATCCGGAGGTGGTGCACACCCCTGACGGCGGCCGCCTGATCCAGCAGTTCGTGCGCGAGATCGCGGGCTGCCGTGGCGACTGGTCGATGGCCGCCTTCCGGCAGGAGGCGATCCGCAAGATCCGCGCCCAGGTGGGCGACGCCAAGGTGATCTGCGGCCTGTCCGGCGGGGTCGACTCCAGCGTCGCCGCCGTGCTGGTGCACGAGGCGATCGGGGCGCAGTTGACCTGCATCTTCGTCGATCACGGCCTGATGCGCGCGGACGAGGGGACGCAGGTCACCGAGCTGTTCCGCAACAGCTACAACATCCCGCTGGTACACCGCGATGCCTCGGACCTGTTCCTAGGCAAGCTGGACGGCGTTACGGACCCGGAAGCCAAGCGCAAGATCATCGGCACCACCTTCATCGACGTGTTCGAGGAGGAGGCGACCAAGATCGGCGGCGCCGACTTCCTGGTGCAGGGCACGCTCTATCCCGACGTGATCGAGTCGGTGGCGCCCAAGGGCGGGCCGTCGCAGACCATCAAGTCGCACCACAATGTCGGCGGCCTACCCGAGCGGATGGACATGGACCTGGTCGAGCCGCTGCGCGAGCTGTTCAAGGACGAGGTGCGCGCGCTGGGTCGCGAACTGGGCCTGCCGGAACGCATGGTTGGCCGACACCCCTTCCCGGGACCGGGCCTGGCGATCCGCATCCCCGGCGGGGTCACGCGCGAGAAGGCGGACATCCTGCGCAAGGCCGACCGGATCTATCTCGAGGAGATCCGCGAGGCCGGCCTGTACGACGCCATCTGGCAGGCGTTTGCCGTGCTCCTGCCGGTGCAGACGGTGGGCGTGATGGGCGACGCGCGCTCCTACGACTACGTCTGCGCCCTGCGTGCGGTGACGAGCGTTGACGGCATGACGGCCGAGTCCTATCCGTTCGACCACAGCTTCCTGTCGCAGGCCGCGACCCGCATTATCAATGAGGTTCGCGGCATCAACCGGGTGGTCTACGACGTCACCTCCAAGCCGCCGGGAACGATCGAGTGGGAGTAG